The window ATTTCTTCAACGACACTGGCGGCTACGGTTTCATTTCGACTGACGACTCCGACGACGACGTGTTCTTCCACATGGAGGATGTCGGCGGCCCGGACCTCGAAGAGGGACAGGACGTCGATTTCGAGATCGAATCCTCCCCCAAGGGACCCCGCGCGGCGAATCTCGTCCGTAACTAACTACCGACTGCGGTCGCCCTCCGGCGACACGACTGGACTTTCTGCCCGGGTTCGCCCGGGTGGATCGCTACACGCCGAGCAGACGCGCCCCCTGTGGGACCGGCTTTCGGGGCTGATCCGAAACGCTCAGTTCCCCGCCGGCCGTTCGAGCGGGTGTGACCTCCGAGAGCGACCGGGACAGCGCGCCGACCGCCCGCTCCGACGGAGCGGAGGACACCGGCGTGTTCGTCGCCGAAACCGACGCGGAGCGCGACGACGCCTTCACGGTACGGCGGTCGGTGTTCGTCGACGAGCAGGGCGTCGACCCCGGAATCGAGTACGACGAATACGACGAACCTGACGCCGACGCGACCCACTTCGTCGCTTACGCCGACGGGGAGCCGATCGGTGCCGCGCGGCTCCGACCCGCGGGCGAGGCAGCGTCGGCGGAACCCGTGGACGGACCCGTCGGCAAGGTCGAGCGGGTCGCCGTCGCCGCCGACAGCCGCGGCGACGGGTGGGGTCGCCGGCTGATGGACGCCGTCGAAGCTCGTGCCCGCGAGGAGGGGTTCGACGAACTCACCCTCCACGCGCAGACGCACGTCCGCGAGTTCTACGAACGCCTGCGGTACGAGGCCTACGGCGCGGAGTTCGAGGAGGCCGGGATCCCACACGTCGCGATGGAGAAGGAACTCGACGGCGACGCCTGACGGTCGTTACTCGCGGTCGCCCGACACGGACGCTTATATACGAACGCGCGGCCAGGGTCCCCGTGACCTGACACCAGTCCCGCGTCGGGTCGCGGTTGCTCGGCACGTCGACGCGGGGAGCGGTCGGCCACGACTGGGCCACGCGGGAGTGCCGACTGTTCGCCCTATCCCAGGCGCTTCGAGACGTACGGGCCGTCCTGGCGGTACCCCAGCTTCTGCCGGTAGTACTCGCGGGCCCCGATCCCGGAGATGATCGCCAGTTTGTCGTAGCCCGCCTCAGCAGCGAGTTCCTCCGCCCGACGGACCAGCCGCCGGCCGTACCCCTTGTGCTGCCATTCGCCCGCGCCGCTCCCGATTCCGGCCTCGCTCCCGTAGACGTGGAGTTCGCGGACGATCGCGGCGTTCGCCAGCTCCCGTCGAACTGGATCGTTCGGGAACCGGAGCCGACAGAACCCGACGAGGAGGTCCGCCACCGGATCCTCGAACGCGAGGAAGAACTCGGTCCCGCCGCCGGCGCCGTACGTCTCGATGTCGAGTTCGACCCGCTCGGGGTCGGGCGTCGCGTCGTTCATTCCGGCCTCGCGGGCGCGGATGTCGCGGACGTCGATCCCCTTCTCCTCGGCACGCTGTTCGGCGAGTTGCCGGAGGTTCGACTTCCAGACGCCGGCGTCGATGAAGTCCGCCGGGATGTCGCGCTGGACGCGCTGGAGCCGCGTGTACTCGGGGATCATTCCCATTACCTCCGCGACGATGTCGGCCGCGGTCTCGTTGTCCAGCGGCTCGAACTCGTCGCGTCGCCACCGGTCGTATACCCGGGTCCCGCGGACGACCAGCGTCGGGTAGATCTTCAGGTAGTCCGGGCGGTACTCCTCGCGCTCGAACAGCTGCCGGAAGTCCTCGAGGATCATCTCCTCGGTCATCCCGGGCTGTCCCGGCATCATATGGAACCCGACTTTGAACCCCGCATCCCGGAGCCGCCGGTTGGCGTCGATCGACGCTTGGACGCCGTGGCCGCGGTGCATCTCCCGGTTGATCCGCTCGTAGGTTGTCTGGACCCCGACCTCCACCTTCGTGGCCCCGAGGTCCAACATCCGGTCGATCTGCTCGGGATCACACCAGTCGGGCTTCGTCTCGAACGTCGTCCCGATGTTCCGGATGTCGGCAGTCTCGTTCTCGGCGATCACGTCCTCGAGGTAGCGGAACTCCACGTCGTCGGGGTCGGGCTTGAACGACTCCTGATCGTCGGGCGCCGGCTCCGCGTCGAGGTCGTAGTCGTTCATCGCTTCGAGAGCGCGCTTGACGAACCACTCCTGGTAGTCGTGGCTGCGCGCGGTCATCGTCCCGCCCATCAGGATGAGTTCGACCTTGTCGACCGGGTGGCCGATATGTCTGAGCTGCTCCAGCCGGAGCGTCACCTGGCCGTAGGGGTCGTAGTCGTTCTGCTCACCGCGGGCGGCCGCCGGCTCGTGACCCGTGTACGACTGTGCGGAGTCGAACTCCGAGGCCGGCCCCCCGGGACAGTAGAGACACTTGCCGTGTGGGCACATATGCGGCGAGGTCATAATTGCGACCGGGGAGACGCCCGAGGCGGTCCTGACCGGCTTCCGCTGGACGACCTCCTTCACCTCCTCGCGTCGACCCTGTGGGGCATATCCGAGGATCTCGGTGTTCTTCGGCACTTTCGGCGAGGAGTACGTCGAACACGCCTCCAGTTTCGCCGACTCCAGGTCGTCGCGGCCGACCTCCCCGTCGAGGATCCGGTCGACCAGCTCCCGGCAGGTCCGGCGGAACGCCTCGGTCTCCGTCGGCTCCAGCTCCGCGTCGGCGTCGGTGCTCACCGGCGGCTCCCCCCTCGGTGGCCAGGTAGACGACGATTCATTACGCGTCGTTCCGCCCGTTTTGCGGTTAAGCGTGTCGCTCCGGGGTGGGTTGTGGCCACGTCGGAGCCGCACGTGGCCCGCGGCTCAGCGCTGCGCGACGACCGCGTCGGCGACGGCGTCGACGACCGCGTTGCGGGCGCCCGACAGGAACTCGATGCGGTTCTGTCGGATCCCGGACGCGGTAACTCCGCCCTCGGGAACCGCCTCACGGGCGGCCGCCGCTGCCGCCCTGACGTCGATTGCGTCGTCCGCTCTGACGAACAGTTCGTCGGTGGAGTAGACGACCGTAGCCGTCCGGCCGTCGGCCCGGCGGTGGAGTTCGTCCGCCAGCAGCGCCGTCGGCGGGAAGTCGTACTGATGGCTGTAGGAGTCGGCGTCGAGCACGCCAACCGAGACGCCGTCGACGTCCCGCAGTTCGAGGTTCGCTTCGGCGGTCTCGACTTCCGTGTCGAGTTTGTTCCGGAACTGCTCGGAGACGTGGCCCGCAAGTCCGCCGTCGTCCTCGAACAGCAGGTCCGTGATGAGTTCGCGTTTGTCCTGATACGACTGGTAGTAGGCTTCGAGCGCGATGGCCTCGCGGAGGTCACGCGTCCGGTCGGCGCTGTACCCTGCCTCACCCGCGAGTTCCGTGTACGCCGCCGGAGGCGACTCCCAGTAGCTTACCGCCGGGAGATGCGCGAGGTCCGTCCGGACATCGGCGTTCACCGCCGCCCCGAGGTTGGCACCCAAAGCGCCGGTGGAGAGGCCCGTAGCGTCGACGTTGCTGAGCGACGGCGACACCAGCACGTTCGTCTCCTCGACGACACCCGTGTCGACTGCGTTCGCATCGACGACGACTCGGGAGGCGCCGTAGACGCCGAGCAGCCCGAGGCCATCCAGTGAGTCCGTAGTCCCGCCGATTCCAACAAGGACCACGAGCGGCAGCTTCTCGTCGTGACGCTCGCTGTCTTGGAGCATCCGCGTTACATCGCTGGTCGCGGCGTCCATCCCGTAGACCGGGTCGTCGAGCGGCCGGCGGGTGAAGAAGTGGTACTCCGCGTCGGCGCGGGCGTGTTCCTCCCGGATGAGCGGGAGGACGGCCCGCTCGATCGCCGCGCCGGCCACGTAGCCGTCGGCGGTGGCGGCGTGCCGGATCACGATCGGCCGCGACTCCAGCACCGCCCCACGGATCGCCTCCGCGGCGTCCGCGAGCTGGTCGGTCACCGCTTCGACGGCGGGCTCGCCGGCGAGCGGATCGACCTCGTCGGGCCGTGCCTTTTCGGCGAGTGCGTCCGCGAGCCGACGCTCGACGGCCTCCGCGTCCTCGCCGTCGAGCGCCGCAAGCGCCTCGGTTTCGACCTGAAGCTCGCCGCGACGGAGTTCGACCTCGCCGTCGAGCCGTACGACGTCACCCTCCTCAACCTCGGGGTACGCCCGAACGCCGGCTTCGACGAACGCCGCACAGTCGACGACGGCGGTCTCGTCGCGGACCTCGAAGATGGTCGGCCCCCCGGTCTGTCGCGCGCCGACGACTTCGCCCTCGATCCGGACGGTCTCGCCGACGCGGTCGCCGAGGGAGTCGACGGTGACCCGCTCCGGTTCGGCCTCGGCCTCGGTCGCCTCCGGCTCCGCTTCGACGGCGCCTGCTTGCCGTCCTGATTCCGGGGTGTCGGTGGCGGCGTCGTGGTCGGCATCGACGGCATCGGATCCCGCGTCGGGACCTTGGTCCGCCGCCGAACCGGCTCGCCCGCCACCCTCCTCGTCAGCCGTGGTCGACTCGCCGGTCGTTTCCGCCGAGTCCGTCCCGTTCGACGCCCGGGACTTCGTCGAGATACCCTTCGGGGTCTTCTTGACGGCCCTCGGCCCGTCGGAATCGCCGTTCTCGATCTCCTCGCCGTCGGCGTCGCCGTCGGGGTCGTGGACCCGCGCCCCGCGGAACTCCGACTCCGACTGCCGGATCGACCATCCCAGGTCGATGTTGCCGTTGCTCCGGACGTTCTTCACCTGGACGAACACCGTGTCGCCGGACTCCCAATCGAGCGTCTCCAGCCGGCGGTCGAGTTCGCTGCGGTGCAGGAGCCCGGTGACGCCGGGCGCGAGATCCACGAAGACACCGAAGTCCGCAAATCCGTCGACGGTTCCTTTGTAGTACCGGCCGGGCGTGAGTTGCTTCGGGGAGCTACCGCGGAAATCGAACCAGACGTCCTCGTCGTGCGTAATCCAATCCATTAGGTGTGTAAAACGTGTGGGGCCTAAAACGATTGTCGAATCTCCGCTGTCGGAACACGGCCGCCTCCGCCGGGGTCAGATCAGTCCTGCAGCGCGCACCAGGGCCGTTCCGGCGTCGATCCCGCCGAAGGCGGTCCCGAACAGGAGCGTCGCGGGAACCGCACCCGCGACTGCGGCCCGTGCGGTCGTCGTCCCGTGGACCTCCCGAAGCCCGACAGTCAGGAGGGCAGCGGCGTAGACCGTACACCCGGCGCGGACTGCGGGGATCGGGACCCCCGCGAACACGCACGGCGAAGCGGCGTACGCGATCACCTGGACGGTCTCGCTGACGCCCGCGCGACCGGGGACGACGACGATCAGGATGACCGTCTGAAGCGCCGCTGCCAGGTGCAGCGTCGCCGGCGCGACCACCACGGCAACCAACGCGAGTCCGAGCGCGGCCGACACGCCCGGTCCGAGCGCGAACCCCGGGATCCGTGCGGGAACGAACGCAAACAGCCCGGCGACGTACGCGACGGCGACGGCGACGGCGAACACGAGTCCCGGCGCCTGGTCCCCGGGGGCGACGCCGTTCCGGAAGAACTGCCGCGGCCGGATCAGGACCTCGAGCCACGCTCGAAGGAGGCCGCGCGGCCCGCGGTCCCGGCCGCCGGTCGGGTTCTCTACCCAGGTTGTCACGGTCGAAACTAATCGCGCCGGAGGATATGACAGTTCCGGCACCGCGCCTCGTAGGACTCCTCGGCGCCGACCACGATGGTCGGGTCGTCCGCGTGTGCGGGTTCGCCGCCGACCAGCCGCTGGTTCCGGGTGGCGGGCTCGCCGCAGACCGCACAGATCGCCCGGAGCTTGTCGACGTACTCCGCGACCGCCATCAGTTGCGGGAGCGGCTCGAACGGCTCGCCGCGGTACGTCTGGTCGAGCCCGGAGACGATCACCCGCCGGCCGTCGTCGGCTAACCGTTGGCAGACTTCGAGAAGTTCGGTCGAAAAGAAGTTCGCCTCGTCGATCGCGACGATGTCCTGGTCGTCGAGTCCCTCCCTGATTTCCCATACGTCTTCGCTTTCGACGACCGACGCCTCCCACTGTCGGCCGACGTGGGAGCCGACCGTCGCATCGCCGTATCGGTCGTCGACCGCGGGCTTGAACACCGCGACCGCCTGTCCCGCGATCTCCGCACGTCGAAGCCGCCGGAGGAGCTCCTCGGTCTTGCCGGAGAACATCGACCCCGTGACGACCTCGATCCACCCGCTGTTCGTGATGGCGTGCATACGATGCGGAGATACCCGCGGGTGGGAAAACGGTTGCCGTTCGGATGTGGCTCCCGGCCGGACTCGTCCCGGTCGCCGGGGCCCGCTCAGTCGCCGGCGCCGACGTTCTCGCCGGCCTCGAACGACGACGGGTCCGGTTCGATGCGGGCGTACTCCACGACGCGCCGGCCGAGCACCCGCACGCGCTCGTCCAGCCCGTCGTCGACGATCCCTTCGGCGTCGAACTTCGAGGAGACGCTCGGGAGCGCCGCCTGGTGGGGGAGCACCCACGCATCGAGCGCTCGACAGACCGACCGGAGGTGATCGAGGGCCGTCACCGGGAACCCGCCGCCGGCGACGGCCAACAGCCCGACGGTCTTGCCCTCGAACTCGTCGAACCCGCAGTGATCCAAGGCGTTCTTCAGCACGCCCGAGTAGGAGCCGTGGTACATCGGCGTTCCCAGAAGCACGGCGTCGGCCTCCCGAACCCGCCGAACCACCGCGTCGCTGTCGCCCTGCGTTTCCCGGTCGGGGTCCAGCGGCGGGAGGTCGTACTCCCGCAGGTCGATCACCGTCCCGGTGCCGCCGGCCGCTCGGGTGCCGTCGAGCGCCCGCGACAGCGCGCGTCTGGTGTAGCTTCCGTCCCGGAGGCTGCCGCAGAGCGCGACCACGTGGACGCCCGACCTGTCGGTGTCGTCTGTCACACCCCGATGTTCGGCCGACACCGCAAAAAGCCACCGTCGGTCGCCCGCGATTCCGGATGCGAGCACGAATCCTGACGCGTTAGGTGAGAGGAAAATCGGCGGGAAGGGGACGGAAACCCCCGCGCTCTCGATGTCGCCGCTGACACACGGCAGCGGGGTCGGCGTGTGGCCGAGCAAGTGGGTCATCGAGGGTGCCGGCGGGACCCTCTCCTTCGACAGCGGGTCGGAGGACACGGGGGTCACTGTCGGGCTCTCTGCCTCCGAGACCGCACGACCCGGCGGAATCGACGTGACGACCTGAAAGCCCGCGAACGGCGGCTCCGTACCATCATCGACCGGATGACCGACGCCGTCCTCGAAGCGGACCGGTCCTGGCAGGTCACCGTCCTCGATACGCACGCCGGGGACGTCCTCGGCGTCGACGCCGAGGCGGTCGTCGACTCCGACTTCCGGGAGGCCTTCCCCGAGGTCACGGACACCGAGTTCGAGTCGGCTCATACTGTTGGCTATAACTACGTGAAGAGTTTCGACACCCCGAAATGTCGAACTCCGTCACGGGACTATAGCCGACAGTATTACCGGACGGCGATGGAGCGTCGATCGGCCGATAACGCCGAGGGCTACTACGAACCGATCGACGGGTGGCTCGAGGTGTACGTCTCCCCCGACTTCGACGGCGGACTCCGGTTTCACTTCCGCGACGTCTCCGAGCGGAAGGCCCGGGAACGGGAACCCGAACGCCGACAGCGGACCCTGCGGTCGATCTACGAG of the Halobellus ruber genome contains:
- a CDS encoding NADPH-dependent FMN reductase, whose amino-acid sequence is MTDDTDRSGVHVVALCGSLRDGSYTRRALSRALDGTRAAGGTGTVIDLREYDLPPLDPDRETQGDSDAVVRRVREADAVLLGTPMYHGSYSGVLKNALDHCGFDEFEGKTVGLLAVAGGGFPVTALDHLRSVCRALDAWVLPHQAALPSVSSKFDAEGIVDDGLDERVRVLGRRVVEYARIEPDPSSFEAGENVGAGD
- a CDS encoding cold-shock protein; this translates as MANGTVDFFNDTGGYGFISTDDSDDDVFFHMEDVGGPDLEEGQDVDFEIESSPKGPRAANLVRN
- a CDS encoding DHH family phosphoesterase translates to MDWITHDEDVWFDFRGSSPKQLTPGRYYKGTVDGFADFGVFVDLAPGVTGLLHRSELDRRLETLDWESGDTVFVQVKNVRSNGNIDLGWSIRQSESEFRGARVHDPDGDADGEEIENGDSDGPRAVKKTPKGISTKSRASNGTDSAETTGESTTADEEGGGRAGSAADQGPDAGSDAVDADHDAATDTPESGRQAGAVEAEPEATEAEAEPERVTVDSLGDRVGETVRIEGEVVGARQTGGPTIFEVRDETAVVDCAAFVEAGVRAYPEVEEGDVVRLDGEVELRRGELQVETEALAALDGEDAEAVERRLADALAEKARPDEVDPLAGEPAVEAVTDQLADAAEAIRGAVLESRPIVIRHAATADGYVAGAAIERAVLPLIREEHARADAEYHFFTRRPLDDPVYGMDAATSDVTRMLQDSERHDEKLPLVVLVGIGGTTDSLDGLGLLGVYGASRVVVDANAVDTGVVEETNVLVSPSLSNVDATGLSTGALGANLGAAVNADVRTDLAHLPAVSYWESPPAAYTELAGEAGYSADRTRDLREAIALEAYYQSYQDKRELITDLLFEDDGGLAGHVSEQFRNKLDTEVETAEANLELRDVDGVSVGVLDADSYSHQYDFPPTALLADELHRRADGRTATVVYSTDELFVRADDAIDVRAAAAAAREAVPEGGVTASGIRQNRIEFLSGARNAVVDAVADAVVAQR
- a CDS encoding GNAT family N-acetyltransferase; translation: MTSESDRDSAPTARSDGAEDTGVFVAETDAERDDAFTVRRSVFVDEQGVDPGIEYDEYDEPDADATHFVAYADGEPIGAARLRPAGEAASAEPVDGPVGKVERVAVAADSRGDGWGRRLMDAVEARAREEGFDELTLHAQTHVREFYERLRYEAYGAEFEEAGIPHVAMEKELDGDA
- a CDS encoding YIP1 family protein, which encodes MTTWVENPTGGRDRGPRGLLRAWLEVLIRPRQFFRNGVAPGDQAPGLVFAVAVAVAYVAGLFAFVPARIPGFALGPGVSAALGLALVAVVVAPATLHLAAALQTVILIVVVPGRAGVSETVQVIAYAASPCVFAGVPIPAVRAGCTVYAAALLTVGLREVHGTTTARAAVAGAVPATLLFGTAFGGIDAGTALVRAAGLI
- a CDS encoding tRNA uridine(34) 5-carboxymethylaminomethyl modification radical SAM/GNAT enzyme Elp3, which produces MSTDADAELEPTETEAFRRTCRELVDRILDGEVGRDDLESAKLEACSTYSSPKVPKNTEILGYAPQGRREEVKEVVQRKPVRTASGVSPVAIMTSPHMCPHGKCLYCPGGPASEFDSAQSYTGHEPAAARGEQNDYDPYGQVTLRLEQLRHIGHPVDKVELILMGGTMTARSHDYQEWFVKRALEAMNDYDLDAEPAPDDQESFKPDPDDVEFRYLEDVIAENETADIRNIGTTFETKPDWCDPEQIDRMLDLGATKVEVGVQTTYERINREMHRGHGVQASIDANRRLRDAGFKVGFHMMPGQPGMTEEMILEDFRQLFEREEYRPDYLKIYPTLVVRGTRVYDRWRRDEFEPLDNETAADIVAEVMGMIPEYTRLQRVQRDIPADFIDAGVWKSNLRQLAEQRAEEKGIDVRDIRAREAGMNDATPDPERVELDIETYGAGGGTEFFLAFEDPVADLLVGFCRLRFPNDPVRRELANAAIVRELHVYGSEAGIGSGAGEWQHKGYGRRLVRRAEELAAEAGYDKLAIISGIGAREYYRQKLGYRQDGPYVSKRLG
- a CDS encoding thymidine kinase, with protein sequence MHAITNSGWIEVVTGSMFSGKTEELLRRLRRAEIAGQAVAVFKPAVDDRYGDATVGSHVGRQWEASVVESEDVWEIREGLDDQDIVAIDEANFFSTELLEVCQRLADDGRRVIVSGLDQTYRGEPFEPLPQLMAVAEYVDKLRAICAVCGEPATRNQRLVGGEPAHADDPTIVVGAEESYEARCRNCHILRRD